One window from the genome of Spiractinospora alimapuensis encodes:
- the hemE gene encoding uroporphyrinogen decarboxylase: protein MWFMRQAGRSLPEYRRLRADVPMLEACNRPDMVVEITLQPVRRYDVDAAILFSDIVVPLHAIGVDLDIKSGVGPVVAEPIRDADAVKQLRELEPEDVSAVAEAAGQLVEELGSRPLIGFAGGPFTLASYLVEGGPSRNHQHTKALMYGEPDLWEALMKRLSAITLEFLRVQIRAGASAVQLFDSWVGALSPRDYRENVLPHTRWIFDQLADLDIPRIHYGVGTGELLGLLSSAGADVVGVDWRVPLDKAAHRVEPHTALQGNLDPAVLFAPWPVIEERARRVIESGAAAESHIFNLGHGVIPTTDPDMLARLTEFVHSETSR, encoded by the coding sequence GTGTGGTTCATGCGTCAGGCCGGGCGCTCATTGCCGGAGTACCGGCGACTCCGCGCCGACGTCCCCATGCTGGAGGCCTGCAACCGCCCCGACATGGTCGTGGAGATCACTCTCCAGCCCGTCCGGCGCTACGACGTCGACGCGGCCATCCTCTTCAGTGACATCGTGGTCCCGCTGCACGCGATCGGTGTGGACCTCGACATCAAGAGCGGAGTCGGCCCGGTCGTCGCCGAGCCGATCCGCGACGCCGACGCGGTCAAACAACTCCGGGAGCTCGAGCCCGAGGACGTGAGCGCGGTCGCCGAGGCCGCCGGGCAGTTGGTCGAGGAACTGGGGAGCCGTCCTCTCATCGGCTTCGCCGGTGGGCCCTTCACGCTCGCGTCCTACCTCGTCGAGGGCGGACCGTCGCGCAACCACCAGCACACCAAGGCGCTGATGTACGGCGAACCCGACCTCTGGGAAGCGCTCATGAAGCGCCTGTCCGCGATCACCCTGGAGTTCCTCCGGGTGCAGATCCGTGCGGGCGCGAGCGCGGTCCAGCTCTTCGACTCCTGGGTGGGAGCCCTGAGCCCCCGCGACTACCGTGAGAACGTCCTGCCGCACACCCGGTGGATCTTCGACCAGCTCGCCGACCTCGACATCCCGCGCATCCACTACGGGGTGGGTACCGGGGAACTGCTCGGTCTGCTCAGCTCCGCTGGTGCCGACGTCGTCGGAGTCGACTGGCGGGTTCCACTGGACAAGGCCGCGCATCGGGTGGAGCCGCACACGGCGCTGCAGGGCAATCTCGACCCGGCGGTGCTGTTCGCGCCCTGGCCCGTCATCGAGGAACGGGCTCGCCGGGTCATCGAGTCCGGAGCCGCGGCCGAGTCCCACATCTTCAACCTCGGACACGGCGTGATCCCCACCACCGACCCCGACATGCTCGCGCGGCTCACCGAGTTCGTGCACAGCGAGACCTCACGCTAG
- a CDS encoding DUF3000 domain-containing protein, whose protein sequence is MPPQGTTDDAPAPFQRAVDSLRGVTVRPEVHLEAIPAPRRLAPHATALSGTVTVGEDDAAALGRLIVLYDPDGSRDWPGPFRVVAYAGAELEAEIAADPLIGQVAWSWLVEALDAAGATHSSLSGTVTRATTEGYGQKADQPPSTEVELRASWTPDSEDLSGHLAAWVALLASVAGLPPVDVADLGRRRPVPGANGNGG, encoded by the coding sequence ATGCCCCCTCAAGGTACGACCGATGACGCGCCTGCCCCGTTCCAACGCGCCGTGGACAGCCTGCGCGGCGTCACGGTGAGGCCAGAGGTTCACCTGGAGGCCATTCCCGCCCCGCGCCGGCTCGCCCCCCATGCCACGGCTCTGTCGGGCACGGTCACGGTGGGCGAGGACGACGCGGCCGCGCTCGGCCGTCTCATCGTGCTGTACGACCCCGACGGCTCGCGTGACTGGCCCGGCCCGTTCCGGGTCGTCGCCTACGCGGGAGCGGAACTGGAGGCGGAGATCGCCGCGGATCCGCTCATCGGCCAGGTGGCGTGGAGCTGGCTGGTGGAGGCGCTGGACGCGGCGGGGGCGACCCACTCGTCGCTCAGTGGGACCGTCACCCGGGCCACGACGGAGGGGTACGGCCAGAAGGCGGACCAACCCCCGTCCACCGAGGTGGAGCTGCGGGCGTCGTGGACGCCGGACTCCGAGGACCTGTCTGGTCACCTCGCGGCGTGGGTCGCGCTGTTGGCCTCGGTCGCGGGTCTTCCACCAGTGGACGTGGCCGATCTCGGCCGACGCCGACCGGTGCCCGGAGCCAACGGCAACGGGGGTTGA
- the hemQ gene encoding hydrogen peroxide-dependent heme synthase, with protein sequence MWSVFRVGDLSGLDRGALAEELTTLVDAARDKGVETRGMYDIQGMRADADVMFWWTGSTADELQRMYTDFRRTALGRAATPVWSAVGLHRPAEFNRGHVPAFLAGEEPRDYLCVYPFVRSYEWYLLPDDERRALLAEHGRMAAPYPDVRANTVSTFALSDYEWLLAFEADELHRLVDLMRHLRGAAARRHTREEIPFYTGRRKAGAGELVEALP encoded by the coding sequence ATGTGGTCGGTGTTCCGCGTGGGTGACCTCTCGGGGCTGGACCGTGGCGCTCTGGCGGAGGAACTGACGACTTTGGTGGACGCGGCGCGGGACAAGGGTGTGGAAACGCGCGGCATGTACGACATCCAGGGGATGCGGGCCGACGCCGACGTCATGTTCTGGTGGACCGGGTCCACCGCGGACGAGCTACAGCGGATGTACACCGACTTTCGGCGTACCGCCCTGGGCCGCGCCGCCACGCCGGTGTGGTCCGCGGTCGGTCTGCACCGGCCGGCGGAGTTCAACCGGGGCCACGTCCCAGCATTCCTCGCCGGGGAGGAGCCGCGGGACTACCTGTGTGTTTATCCCTTCGTGCGTTCCTACGAGTGGTATCTGCTTCCCGACGACGAGCGTCGCGCCCTGCTCGCCGAGCACGGCCGGATGGCGGCGCCCTACCCCGACGTTCGCGCCAACACGGTGTCGACATTCGCCCTGAGCGACTACGAGTGGCTGTTGGCCTTCGAGGCCGACGAGCTGCACCGCCTGGTCGATCTCATGCGTCACCTGCGGGGAGCGGCCGCGCGCCGCCACACCCGCGAGGAGATCCCGTTCTACACCGGACGCCGCAAGGCGGGCGCGGGAGAACTGGTCGAGGCGCTGCCGTAG
- a CDS encoding pyrimidine reductase family protein: protein MSDTPTLQRLIPQPGVGLAPTDVYAYPVGLDRPWVRANMVSSVDGAAWDAEGRSRGLSSAADRAVLAALRGLSDVVVVGAATARTEGYRPVRPREVWAGVRAGRPRTPRIAVVTRGLDIHPELWRDAPEDARTVVLTTERAPRERRAEMARHADVVVAGETDVEPSAAVAALAELGLSRVLCEGGPRLLAEFSAADVVDELCLTLSPTLCGGDAPRILSGGATTTHRLTLSEVLTAEDALFLRYLRPQAASATPVD, encoded by the coding sequence GTGAGTGACACTCCGACGTTGCAGCGCCTCATACCCCAGCCCGGGGTGGGACTCGCTCCCACCGACGTGTACGCCTATCCCGTGGGGCTCGATCGGCCGTGGGTGCGGGCGAACATGGTGTCCAGCGTGGACGGTGCCGCGTGGGACGCGGAGGGCCGGTCGCGGGGACTCTCCTCGGCGGCGGACCGGGCGGTGCTGGCCGCACTGCGGGGGTTGAGCGACGTCGTGGTGGTGGGCGCCGCCACGGCGCGGACCGAGGGGTATCGGCCGGTGCGCCCTCGGGAGGTATGGGCGGGAGTGCGTGCGGGACGTCCCCGGACTCCACGGATCGCGGTGGTCACGCGCGGCCTGGATATCCACCCCGAACTGTGGCGCGACGCGCCGGAGGACGCGCGTACCGTCGTTTTGACCACGGAGCGGGCCCCGCGGGAACGCCGGGCGGAGATGGCGCGTCACGCCGATGTGGTGGTGGCCGGCGAGACGGACGTGGAACCGTCGGCGGCCGTCGCCGCGCTCGCCGAGCTCGGTTTGTCCCGTGTCCTGTGCGAGGGCGGTCCGCGGCTCCTGGCGGAGTTCAGCGCCGCGGACGTCGTGGACGAGCTGTGCCTGACGCTCAGTCCGACGCTGTGTGGCGGTGACGCGCCGCGCATTCTCTCCGGCGGGGCCACCACCACACATCGACTCACGCTCTCCGAGGTCCTCACCGCGGAGGACGCTCTCTTCCTCCGCTACCTTCGGCCTCAGGCCGCGTCGGCGACTCCTGTGGACTGA
- the hemG gene encoding protoporphyrinogen oxidase: MGSQPRVIVVGGGVSGLVAAYDLSRRGATVTLLEGATRLGGKIATVEVAGVPADTGAESLLARRPEAVRLVDELGLGERVRHPGPASPRVLSRGRLRRLPRRQVMGVPASWWDLARSRVLSPRGLLRAGTDRLRSPVADVGDVSVRELVGGRLGPDVVDRLVEPLLAGVYAGRADRLSLPATVPGLADELTRGGSLTGAAARMARRSRQAATGAPVFAGLSGGLGALVDALADRGAADIRTGWSVRELARTPNGWTVHARQVGTGAATDLEADGVLLACPPTPAARLLEREVPAAATALGGIDTASMAVVSLAYPLSAFPAPPRMSGVLVPAVEGGTVKAITLSSVKWPWIAEALRSAHPGEELVLLRCSIGRIGAEPELQVDDTELLRRAERDLARILGVRGRGVDARVTRWGGALPQYDVGHTVRVQDARTALAGHRGIEACGASFDGVGIAACVATARAAAARLTEQVGLGEPAHRTNTTGETP, from the coding sequence ATGGGGTCACAACCGCGGGTCATCGTGGTGGGTGGGGGAGTCTCGGGACTGGTCGCCGCCTACGATCTGAGCCGTCGTGGGGCCACGGTGACGCTGCTTGAGGGTGCCACCCGTCTCGGTGGAAAGATCGCGACCGTGGAGGTCGCCGGTGTGCCCGCCGACACGGGCGCGGAGTCGCTCCTCGCCCGTCGCCCCGAGGCCGTGCGTCTGGTCGACGAACTCGGGCTGGGCGAACGGGTCCGCCACCCTGGACCGGCGAGTCCCCGTGTTCTCAGCCGCGGACGGCTGCGACGCCTGCCGCGTCGCCAGGTCATGGGGGTACCGGCGAGCTGGTGGGACCTCGCCCGCAGCCGTGTCCTCTCACCCCGCGGTCTGCTGCGCGCCGGGACGGACCGGCTCCGTTCCCCGGTGGCGGACGTCGGTGACGTCTCGGTCCGGGAACTCGTGGGAGGACGACTGGGCCCCGACGTCGTCGACCGACTGGTGGAACCCCTCCTCGCCGGCGTGTACGCCGGCCGCGCGGACCGACTGTCCCTCCCGGCCACCGTTCCGGGACTCGCCGACGAGCTCACGCGCGGCGGCAGCCTCACCGGTGCCGCGGCGCGTATGGCCCGGCGTTCCCGTCAGGCGGCCACCGGCGCACCCGTCTTCGCGGGACTCAGCGGCGGACTGGGGGCCCTGGTCGACGCGCTCGCCGACCGGGGAGCAGCCGATATCCGCACCGGATGGAGCGTGCGGGAGCTGGCGCGCACTCCCAACGGGTGGACGGTGCACGCGCGACAGGTGGGCACCGGGGCCGCCACCGACCTGGAGGCCGACGGGGTGCTGCTCGCCTGCCCTCCCACGCCCGCGGCCCGGCTCCTGGAGCGGGAGGTCCCTGCCGCCGCGACCGCGTTGGGCGGGATCGACACCGCGAGCATGGCGGTCGTTTCGCTCGCCTACCCGTTGTCCGCCTTCCCCGCCCCGCCCCGGATGAGCGGTGTCCTGGTTCCCGCCGTCGAGGGCGGAACGGTGAAGGCCATCACCCTCAGCAGTGTGAAGTGGCCGTGGATCGCCGAGGCGTTGCGTTCGGCGCACCCCGGTGAGGAACTCGTCCTGCTGCGATGCTCGATCGGACGCATTGGCGCGGAGCCGGAGTTACAGGTCGACGACACCGAGCTCCTTCGACGCGCGGAGCGGGACCTCGCCCGGATCCTGGGTGTGCGCGGCCGCGGCGTGGACGCCCGCGTGACCCGCTGGGGCGGGGCGCTTCCGCAGTACGACGTCGGGCACACCGTCCGTGTCCAGGACGCGCGCACGGCCCTGGCCGGACATCGTGGCATCGAGGCGTGCGGCGCGTCCTTCGACGGGGTGGGGATCGCCGCATGTGTCGCCACCGCGCGCGCCGCCGCCGCCCGCCTCACCGAACAGGTCGGGCTGGGGGAGCCAGCCCACAGGACGAACACGACAGGAGAGACACCGTGA
- a CDS encoding HRDC domain-containing protein — protein MQNLLNAGGDAGQDPEKADTTEPPLLTDPRGGVPGVIDDAAALDRALATLVEGTGPVAVDAERASGYRYTQRAYLVQLWRQGTGVLLVDPIACPNLAAIDEALDDTELVLHAAQQDLACLAELGLRPRRLFDTELAGRLLGYPKVALGVLVEKHLGVRLAKEHSAADWSQRPLPTDWLRYAALDVDLLVELRDALEEELRSAGKLEWARQEFAAELTARPKPPRADPWRRTSGIHRVRTQRGLAAVRELWLARDEIAQEKDLAPGRVLHDKAIVEAALAMPRSVRALMALPTFHSRRAREHAPIWAAAVDRARTSSSGNLPRPAAAGEGPPPANRWADRAPEAARRLEFLRATVSQIAEDCALPTENLLHPEVIRRLAWDPPLAAAEDAVGEQLRRDRAREWQIALTSAPLTRALKDADTS, from the coding sequence GTGCAGAATCTGCTGAACGCCGGCGGCGACGCCGGGCAGGACCCTGAGAAGGCCGACACGACGGAGCCGCCGTTACTCACCGACCCCCGTGGCGGGGTGCCCGGCGTTATCGACGACGCCGCGGCACTCGACCGTGCTCTCGCAACCCTGGTCGAGGGCACCGGGCCGGTGGCCGTGGACGCGGAACGCGCGTCCGGCTACCGCTACACGCAACGCGCCTACCTGGTGCAGTTGTGGCGTCAGGGCACCGGCGTCCTGCTCGTCGACCCGATCGCCTGCCCGAACCTGGCCGCGATCGACGAGGCGCTGGACGACACCGAACTCGTCCTCCACGCCGCCCAACAGGACCTCGCGTGTCTGGCGGAGCTTGGCCTGCGTCCGCGCCGTCTGTTCGACACCGAACTCGCCGGACGACTCCTCGGCTACCCGAAGGTCGCCCTCGGCGTCCTCGTGGAGAAGCACCTGGGGGTGCGGTTGGCCAAGGAGCACTCCGCCGCCGACTGGTCCCAGCGTCCGCTGCCCACCGACTGGCTGCGCTACGCCGCTCTGGACGTGGATCTACTGGTGGAGCTGCGCGACGCTCTGGAGGAGGAGCTGCGCTCGGCCGGGAAGCTGGAGTGGGCGAGGCAGGAGTTCGCCGCCGAACTCACCGCGCGACCCAAACCTCCCCGGGCCGACCCGTGGCGCCGCACCTCGGGGATCCACCGGGTCCGCACCCAACGTGGGCTGGCCGCGGTTCGTGAACTGTGGCTGGCGCGCGACGAGATCGCGCAGGAGAAGGACCTCGCACCGGGGCGCGTCCTGCACGACAAGGCCATCGTCGAGGCCGCGCTGGCGATGCCGCGTTCGGTCCGGGCGCTGATGGCGCTGCCCACGTTCCATTCCCGGCGCGCTCGGGAGCACGCCCCGATCTGGGCGGCCGCCGTCGACCGCGCCCGCACGTCGTCTTCGGGGAACCTTCCCCGCCCGGCCGCGGCCGGCGAGGGCCCTCCCCCGGCCAACCGGTGGGCGGACCGAGCCCCCGAGGCGGCCCGCCGCCTGGAGTTCCTGCGCGCCACTGTGAGCCAAATCGCCGAGGACTGTGCGCTGCCCACCGAGAATCTTCTCCACCCCGAGGTCATCCGCCGGCTAGCCTGGGATCCCCCGTTGGCGGCCGCTGAGGATGCAGTGGGGGAACAGTTGCGTCGGGACCGGGCACGGGAGTGGCAGATCGCCCTCACCTCGGCACCACTCACCCGCGCGCTGAAGGACGCTGACACCTCGTGA
- the pssA gene encoding CDP-diacylglycerol--serine O-phosphatidyltransferase — protein MTSTEEGYAEAGGDNGEAPDAPLRLVVADYLTLGNALCGFMAVWALAAAQVSHFSPESVGPLERSGVAAAVALLLIATAFDLFDGRVARKLGGSGMGAELDNLADVISFGFAPAFFVVTWGALGAGIQGGFAVAAAAGVLLAVVVRLARFSAQAPGSDYFIGLPSPFGAMSVIVIVLLDPPMLVGAVAILAVAWLMVSRIEYPKPKGRLAFASFALILGGIVCIVAWAVNFPFGEILLYSGAGFVLLLLLAVPVYVVVTRRHGARDDEDEDTADLPPFPGDDPEADPATA, from the coding sequence TTGACCTCGACTGAGGAAGGCTACGCCGAGGCGGGCGGGGACAACGGCGAGGCGCCGGACGCTCCGCTGCGCCTCGTCGTCGCCGACTACCTCACGCTCGGCAACGCCCTGTGCGGTTTCATGGCGGTCTGGGCCCTGGCCGCGGCCCAGGTCAGTCACTTCTCTCCCGAGTCGGTCGGCCCGTTGGAACGCAGCGGAGTCGCCGCGGCGGTCGCGCTGTTGCTGATCGCCACCGCGTTCGACCTCTTCGACGGCCGGGTGGCGCGCAAGCTCGGCGGCAGCGGGATGGGCGCGGAACTGGACAACCTGGCCGACGTGATCAGTTTCGGCTTCGCTCCGGCGTTCTTCGTCGTCACCTGGGGCGCGCTCGGCGCCGGCATCCAGGGGGGATTCGCCGTGGCCGCCGCCGCGGGCGTTCTCCTCGCGGTCGTGGTACGCCTGGCGCGTTTCTCGGCCCAGGCACCGGGCAGCGACTACTTCATCGGTCTGCCGAGCCCGTTCGGCGCGATGTCCGTGATCGTCATCGTGCTGCTCGACCCGCCGATGCTGGTCGGCGCCGTCGCGATCCTCGCCGTCGCCTGGCTCATGGTCAGCCGGATCGAGTACCCCAAACCCAAGGGTCGGCTCGCGTTCGCGTCGTTCGCGCTGATCCTGGGCGGCATCGTCTGCATCGTGGCGTGGGCGGTGAACTTCCCGTTCGGTGAGATCCTGCTCTACTCCGGCGCCGGTTTCGTGCTTCTGCTCCTACTCGCGGTCCCCGTCTACGTGGTGGTGACCCGCAGGCACGGCGCCAGGGACGACGAGGACGAGGACACCGCCGACCTCCCTCCGTTCCCCGGCGACGACCCCGAGGCCGACCCGGCGACAGCCTGA
- the msrB gene encoding peptide-methionine (R)-S-oxide reductase MsrB, protein MDETSNPISRSDEEWRSRLAPQEYAVLRQGATERPWSGDYVSTSTVGVYRCRACGAELFRSETKFDSHCGWPSFFEPSESEAVTLHEDSSMGMVRTEVRCARCDSHLGHVFHGEGYATPTDDRYCINSIALTLEEDSVA, encoded by the coding sequence ATGGATGAAACGTCGAATCCCATCTCTCGTTCCGATGAGGAGTGGCGCTCGCGGCTCGCGCCACAGGAGTACGCCGTCCTGCGGCAGGGGGCCACGGAGCGTCCGTGGAGCGGCGACTACGTCTCCACCTCGACGGTCGGGGTGTACCGATGCCGTGCCTGCGGCGCCGAGCTGTTCCGCAGCGAGACCAAGTTCGACTCACACTGTGGGTGGCCGAGTTTCTTCGAGCCCTCGGAGAGTGAGGCCGTGACCCTGCACGAGGACAGCTCCATGGGCATGGTGCGAACAGAGGTTCGCTGCGCCCGGTGCGACTCCCACCTGGGCCACGTCTTCCACGGCGAGGGATACGCGACGCCGACCGACGACCGCTATTGCATCAACTCCATAGCCTTGACACTGGAGGAAGACTCCGTGGCCTAG
- a CDS encoding phosphatidylserine decarboxylase — MSDDVPSSTPMPRFGMARGSAPWLVPAVIAAGAAVGASRGSRRRTLLAVPFVGLAAAMAWFFRDPERHPRGGGLVSAADGVVQSVDARPDGRTRIAVFMNPLNVHVNRAPIAGRVVSVEHRPGGFKPAFDKDSERNERVVWTFDTEIGELTVVQIAGAMVRRIVPYHRPRRQVARGERIGLIRFGSRVDVYLPAGVTPAVAVGQRVWAGESRLDLD; from the coding sequence ATGAGCGACGACGTCCCCTCAAGCACACCTATGCCGCGTTTCGGTATGGCACGCGGCTCCGCGCCGTGGCTCGTGCCCGCTGTGATCGCGGCTGGCGCCGCCGTCGGCGCCAGCCGCGGGTCACGGCGGCGCACCCTGCTCGCGGTGCCGTTCGTCGGTCTCGCCGCGGCCATGGCGTGGTTCTTCCGCGACCCCGAGCGCCATCCGCGGGGTGGTGGCCTGGTGTCCGCCGCCGACGGTGTCGTCCAGAGTGTGGACGCGCGGCCCGACGGGCGCACCCGGATCGCGGTGTTCATGAACCCGCTCAACGTCCACGTGAACCGTGCCCCCATCGCCGGGCGGGTCGTGTCGGTCGAGCACCGCCCTGGCGGGTTCAAGCCGGCGTTCGACAAGGACAGCGAACGCAATGAGCGGGTGGTGTGGACCTTCGACACCGAGATCGGCGAACTCACCGTGGTCCAGATCGCCGGTGCGATGGTCCGCCGCATCGTTCCCTACCACCGGCCGCGACGTCAGGTGGCGCGCGGTGAACGCATCGGACTCATCCGCTTCGGGTCACGGGTCGACGTGTACCTGCCCGCCGGTGTCACGCCGGCGGTCGCGGTGGGCCAACGGGTGTGGGCAGGAGAGTCACGACTTGACCTCGACTGA